One window from the genome of Sinobacterium caligoides encodes:
- a CDS encoding glycosyltransferase family 4 protein, with translation MNAKLKGLQEDVGSLSEPASNISDRSSKSLKICLLGYRSHPYGGGQGIYLKYLSKALVDAGHSVDVISGEPYPHLDDRVSLIKMPGLNLYENGLGSLRLHHLKSRANIVEWLSKLTGGFAEMQAFGRRTVAYLRREGRHYDIIHDNQSLSFGMLKLQQLGFPLVSTIHHPITRDLEIALAAANSWREKLLIRRWHSFLDMQRFVVKRLNHLQTVSNRSKRDIAQAFGIDQARLNLVYCGIDTEEFHPMPEVKKVAYRLMATASADAPLKGLRYLLEAIAQLSVKYPDLSLLLVGKPQPGGDTEQLISRLNIGDRITFVHGISTEQMVEYYAQAEIAVVPSVYEGFGLPAGEAMSCGVALVSTDGGALPEVVGNAGMQVPVRDSAAIAAAVDELFQSPKKREELAAAGRRRIEEKFCWHLAAEQMIEFYRDVLKRHENS, from the coding sequence ATGAATGCAAAGTTAAAAGGGTTGCAGGAAGATGTTGGGTCGTTGTCGGAACCTGCGTCGAACATAAGTGATCGATCGTCAAAATCGCTTAAAATCTGCCTATTAGGTTATCGCTCCCACCCCTATGGGGGAGGGCAAGGTATCTACCTCAAATACCTGAGTAAGGCGCTGGTCGATGCAGGCCATAGCGTTGATGTGATCTCAGGTGAACCCTACCCGCACCTCGACGATCGCGTTAGTCTTATAAAAATGCCAGGTCTCAATTTATATGAAAATGGATTAGGGTCTCTGCGCCTTCACCATCTCAAGTCGCGGGCAAATATTGTTGAGTGGTTGAGTAAGCTGACCGGTGGTTTTGCTGAGATGCAGGCCTTTGGTCGCCGGACTGTAGCGTACTTGCGCCGAGAGGGGCGCCATTACGATATTATTCACGACAATCAGTCATTGTCGTTTGGCATGTTAAAGCTTCAGCAATTAGGTTTTCCTTTAGTCAGCACCATCCATCACCCGATTACTCGAGACTTAGAGATTGCGTTAGCGGCGGCGAATAGTTGGCGTGAAAAACTTTTAATTCGTCGCTGGCACTCATTTTTAGATATGCAACGTTTCGTGGTAAAGAGGCTTAACCATCTACAGACTGTTTCCAATCGTTCGAAGCGAGATATTGCACAGGCATTTGGCATCGATCAGGCACGCCTAAACTTGGTCTATTGCGGCATTGATACAGAAGAATTTCACCCGATGCCGGAGGTGAAAAAAGTCGCTTATCGGTTGATGGCTACGGCGTCTGCGGATGCGCCGCTGAAGGGATTGCGTTATCTCCTGGAGGCAATTGCGCAGCTGTCGGTAAAGTACCCGGACTTAAGTCTTTTGTTAGTAGGTAAGCCTCAGCCCGGGGGCGATACAGAGCAATTAATCAGCCGCTTAAATATCGGCGATAGAATTACTTTCGTACACGGCATCTCGACTGAACAAATGGTCGAGTATTATGCGCAAGCTGAAATAGCTGTGGTGCCGTCGGTATATGAGGGCTTTGGTTTACCTGCGGGTGAGGCAATGAGCTGTGGTGTCGCCCTGGTGTCGACGGATGGTGGTGCGTTACCTGAGGTGGTGGGTAACGCGGGAATGCAAGTACCGGTGCGAGATAGCGCGGCGATTGCGGCAGCGGTCGATGAGTTGTTTCAGTCACCAAAGAAACGTGAAGAATTAGCGGCAGCCGGGCGTCGGCGAATCGAAGAAAAGTTCTGCTGGCACCTTGCCGCTGAGCAAATGATCGAATTTTATAGAGATGTATTGAAGCGCCATGAAAACAGTTAA
- a CDS encoding class I SAM-dependent methyltransferase has translation MKTVNYKKFGLQAGDIVLDLGCGEGRHVISAYLEGDVHAVGVDLSHQDLKTTAERFEPFAQEQEDKAFGLSVANALQLPFADNTFDKVICSEVLEHIPDWEGALDEIRRVLKPGGNFCASVPRAWPEKVCWHFSDEYHAMEGGHLRIFDEGEFRCAIELRDFHFYAKHWAHALHSPFWWLKCIFWKTQESNRLIKLYHRFLVWDLMDKPWLTRTLERCLNPLLGKSVVLYFRKGV, from the coding sequence ATGAAAACAGTTAATTATAAAAAGTTTGGCCTACAAGCTGGCGATATCGTCTTGGACCTTGGCTGTGGTGAGGGGCGTCATGTTATTAGCGCCTATTTGGAAGGTGATGTGCACGCAGTCGGTGTTGACCTTAGTCATCAGGATTTGAAAACAACGGCCGAGAGGTTTGAGCCCTTTGCGCAAGAGCAAGAGGATAAGGCTTTCGGTTTATCGGTGGCGAACGCGCTGCAGTTGCCTTTTGCTGACAATACCTTCGATAAGGTAATTTGCTCTGAAGTGCTTGAGCATATCCCCGACTGGGAGGGTGCGCTCGATGAAATCCGTCGTGTTTTGAAGCCAGGGGGAAACTTCTGTGCCAGCGTACCACGTGCCTGGCCGGAGAAAGTCTGTTGGCACTTCAGCGACGAGTATCATGCAATGGAAGGTGGGCATCTGCGTATTTTCGACGAAGGTGAGTTTCGTTGTGCGATCGAGCTACGCGACTTTCACTTCTATGCAAAGCACTGGGCACACGCTCTGCATTCGCCATTCTGGTGGCTCAAGTGTATTTTCTGGAAGACACAGGAGAGCAATCGCTTAATTAAACTCTACCATCGTTTTTTGGTGTGGGACCTGATGGACAAACCTTGGCTTACCCGCACCCTTGAGCGCTGCTTGAACCCGTTGCTGGGTAAGAGTGTGGTGTTGTATTTCAGGAAGGGAGTATAG